A single genomic interval of Candidatus Bathyarchaeia archaeon harbors:
- a CDS encoding CoA-binding protein has translation MPMVEIKEKLEPFFNPSSVAIIGATTRTGAGAFNVMENMIRFGYEGEIYPVNPRYEEVLGRKCYKDIKDVDGKVDLALIAIPRHIVPGVVKDCATKSINSVIIVSQGFAEVGGEGKKFQDEIVETAKKTGMRILGPNTLGTHNFFDNFTSSFIPLKKRDYEPIGIICQTGLFFAGFPRFRYGKAVDVGGCCDIDPVDMVRYYAEDPNIKQIFVHMEGLRPGRGRDFLEAAREAKGRGKDLIVMKVGETETGKKAIISHTGSLAVEDRVFEGALRQVEVPRVRDYTELQTVSHALLKLPKMRGNRLAMLTHHGASGVMAVDAAEEFGLKFAELSEETKKAVQELSPAWLPIGNPIDIWPGLMGGPEKMHETALKAVLEDKNVDGVLLSIHIADYSPWPIGTYGHIEALRKLAPQYDKPVIVVPIGTEQEGTRRGLEEVKNVAVFDNIRDAFKAFSALAPPEV, from the coding sequence ATGCCTATGGTTGAAATTAAGGAGAAATTGGAACCTTTTTTTAACCCGAGCTCCGTGGCAATAATAGGCGCTACTACTAGAACTGGGGCCGGCGCGTTCAACGTTATGGAGAACATGATACGGTTTGGCTACGAGGGCGAAATTTACCCAGTGAACCCGAGGTATGAGGAGGTTCTAGGAAGGAAGTGCTATAAGGACATTAAGGACGTCGATGGAAAGGTGGATCTTGCTTTAATAGCCATTCCTAGGCACATAGTCCCCGGCGTTGTGAAGGACTGCGCGACAAAGAGTATAAACTCGGTCATAATCGTGAGTCAAGGATTCGCGGAGGTTGGAGGGGAAGGCAAGAAGTTTCAAGATGAAATTGTAGAGACGGCGAAGAAAACTGGAATGAGAATATTGGGTCCGAACACTTTAGGAACCCATAACTTCTTCGACAACTTCACATCTTCGTTCATACCCCTTAAGAAGAGGGATTATGAGCCCATCGGCATCATCTGTCAGACCGGGCTCTTCTTCGCCGGGTTCCCCAGGTTTAGGTACGGAAAGGCCGTAGATGTGGGAGGATGCTGCGATATAGACCCAGTAGACATGGTCAGATATTACGCTGAGGATCCAAACATAAAGCAGATTTTCGTCCATATGGAAGGCCTTCGGCCGGGTCGAGGCAGAGACTTCCTCGAGGCCGCTAGGGAAGCGAAGGGTAGGGGAAAAGACCTCATCGTTATGAAGGTCGGGGAAACTGAAACTGGGAAAAAGGCGATAATATCCCATACCGGCTCACTAGCTGTAGAGGATAGGGTGTTCGAAGGAGCTTTACGGCAAGTTGAGGTTCCACGCGTTAGGGATTATACCGAGCTGCAAACAGTCAGCCACGCCTTACTTAAGCTTCCTAAGATGAGGGGGAACAGGTTAGCGATGCTGACGCATCATGGAGCCTCAGGCGTGATGGCGGTGGACGCAGCGGAAGAGTTTGGTTTAAAGTTCGCTGAACTGTCGGAGGAGACAAAGAAGGCTGTACAGGAGCTTTCACCAGCATGGCTTCCAATCGGAAACCCAATAGACATCTGGCCTGGGTTAATGGGGGGGCCTGAAAAGATGCATGAAACTGCCCTTAAAGCCGTCTTGGAGGATAAAAACGTGGACGGTGTACTCCTCTCCATTCATATAGCTGACTACAGCCCCTGGCCGATTGGAACCTACGGCCACATCGAAGCCCTCAGAAAGCTTGCTCCCCAGTACGATAAGCCAGTGATCGTGGTGCCAATAGGCACGGAGCAGGAGGGCACAAGAAGAGGTCTGGAGGAGGTTAAAAACGTGGCGGTGTTTGACAACATAAGGGACGCTTTTAAGGCGTTCTCAGCATTAGCGCCCCCTGAGGTTTAG
- a CDS encoding DUF6114 domain-containing protein gives MVEEKPTTAYILSLIGGVMILVGGLSTVAVMGMWRWGMMHGWNLRFAPTVIDRWTFIPMMFTILGLFGAICGIIVIVGSHMLKSRPEEHFKWGTMILIFSVLSIFGGVGGFVVGLILGVVGGALAISWKPR, from the coding sequence ATGGTTGAGGAGAAGCCCACAACCGCTTATATACTCTCCTTGATAGGGGGAGTCATGATCTTGGTAGGTGGCTTAAGCACAGTTGCCGTGATGGGAATGTGGCGGTGGGGCATGATGCATGGATGGAACCTCAGGTTTGCTCCAACAGTGATCGATAGATGGACTTTCATACCGATGATGTTCACCATCTTAGGTTTGTTCGGAGCGATCTGCGGCATCATAGTCATCGTGGGATCTCATATGCTTAAATCACGTCCTGAGGAGCATTTCAAATGGGGGACAATGATCCTTATATTCTCGGTGCTGAGCATCTTTGGAGGGGTGGGTGGTTTTGTAGTTGGGCTAATCCTAGGAGTTGTAGGGGGAGCATTGGCTATTTCTTGGAAGCCAAGGTAA
- a CDS encoding acetate--CoA ligase family protein, with protein MRSKILQELSAKGVELLSEYEARIILQEYGIPCPKEVMVDYREGEKGSEYLRELKKIEEWPGYPLFFKVVSRDIKSATDANAIRRATSDVEAAPLIDAIISNAKKYKEGIKIEGILASEDVSTHETREMLIGSTVNEQFGHLISLGFGGVYVEVYRDVEFRVIPIKELDVHNMIKHLRGRELLGAFRTARPVDLRLLVDTVLKVSKMVEENPEIVELDINPLIVGPDRAVAVDTLIRMRAK; from the coding sequence ATGAGGTCCAAGATTTTACAGGAGCTTTCAGCGAAGGGGGTAGAGCTCCTCAGCGAATATGAGGCTAGAATCATCCTTCAAGAATATGGCATCCCATGCCCCAAGGAGGTGATGGTCGATTACCGAGAGGGAGAGAAGGGCTCAGAGTACTTAAGAGAGCTCAAAAAGATTGAAGAATGGCCGGGGTATCCGCTGTTTTTCAAAGTGGTGTCCCGCGACATAAAGTCAGCTACAGACGCTAACGCGATAAGGAGGGCCACCTCGGATGTCGAGGCCGCCCCTCTAATAGACGCGATTATAAGCAACGCAAAAAAGTATAAAGAAGGCATAAAAATTGAGGGGATTCTGGCCAGCGAAGACGTTTCCACCCATGAAACCCGAGAGATGCTCATCGGGTCCACGGTTAACGAGCAGTTCGGCCACCTCATCTCCCTAGGATTCGGGGGCGTTTACGTAGAAGTTTACAGAGACGTGGAGTTTAGAGTAATCCCCATCAAGGAACTGGACGTCCACAACATGATCAAGCATTTAAGAGGAAGAGAGTTGCTTGGAGCGTTCAGAACGGCGAGACCTGTGGACTTGAGGTTGCTTGTTGACACCGTTCTTAAAGTTTCGAAGATGGTTGAGGAAAACCCTGAGATAGTTGAGCTAGACATAAATCCCTTGATCGTTGGCCCCGACCGAGCTGTAGCCGTGGACACGTTGATCAGGATGCGGGCGAAGTAG